A region of the Microbulbifer pacificus genome:
GTCGAGCTCGACACCATCAAGAATCGCGACTTTTTCAACACGCTGCTGCGCGCCTGGATTGGTTCCGTACCGCCTTCTACCGAATTCCGCGATAACCTGATGAAGTCCGGCCAGGTGAAAGGCGGCCTGCTGGCCACCTTCGAAGCCCTGAAGCCGAGCGCCGAGCGCATGGCTCAGGTTCGCGCGACCTACGAAAAAGAGGAACAAGTAGCCGCTGCCAGCGCACCGGCCAAGTCAGAGCCGAAAAATGAAACCAAGCCGGAACCAGCCAGGGTTGTAGCCGTCGCCAAGCCTGACCTGAGCGCCGATATTCCCGCACCGACACTCGCCGCCATCGGCAGCGCCGCTATCGAAAAGCCCGCTCCGGCGCGCCCCGAACCCAAAGCGGAAACACCAGCCGTGGCGCAGACCCAGCTCAAGCCGCTGAAGCCCACCACCACGCGTCCGGCGACACCGCCCATGGATGATGAAGAGGAAGAGGAAGATGAGGCACCGCTCACCGCGGATATGATTCTGGCCCGCCAGATCTATCACTCCATGCTGCTGCGTCATACATTCAAGCACATCAACTATCCGAAGCGCGCCATGGAGCGCGGTCAGGAAGGCAGTGTGCGCCTCAACGTCACTATTGATAGCAAGGGCAACGTGATCGATGTGGCAACGCTGCAGGAGTCACGCTTCTCCAGCCTTAACCGCGAGGCGCTGGATGCGGTGGAGCGCGCGGGCCCCTACCCCGCCACACCGTCCCAGCTGAAGATGAACGAGTACAAGTTCACCGTACCGATCACTTTCCGCCTACCGGACTGATGCACAGATAAAAAACCCCGCCGATGCGGGGTTTTTTATTGCTCAAAATTTGCCAGATCATGAAACATAATGCATATAACAAACTAAAATCACGCAACCATAGCTTCAACTTTTCGCAGCGAGCGGGAATAACAACCTCCAACGCTAGAAGGCAACTCCCATCTCGCGGGGAATTCCATCGCCCACCTGCGGCGACTGGGCGCAAGGCCCCTTGCCCACCACAAGTGCCCTTGCATACTATGTCCAGTCAAATTCCACCCGGTCCGCGGACCGACCAAGAAATAACAAGCCCAAAAGGCCATTCATGAAGAAACTGCTTTTACCCCTGGCGATTGCTGGTGCCATTGCCGGTACCTCACTGACCGGCTGCTCGAAATCCGAGGGCCCGCAGGCGGATGCCGCCCAAGCAAAACCGGCCGCAGAAGCTGCCGCCCCCCAGGTCGCACTCGGTTCCGGTATCGACATCAGTGCGATGGATACCAGCGTGCGCCCGCAGGATGATTTTTTCTCCTACGTAAACGGCAACTGGATCAAGAACACTGAAATCCCCGCGGACAAATCCAGCTGGGGTGGATTCACTATCCTGCGCGACAAGGCCACCGAAGAAGTGAAAGCGTTGATCATGGAAGCCGGAGAGCACGCGGACAACGCCGGTGCCAAGCAGATCGGCGACCTGTACAACAGCTACATGAATGAAGAGCTGATCGAGAAAAAAGGCCTGACGGCCATCGCCGGTGAGCTGGCCAAGGTCGATGCCATCAAGTCCCAGAAAGACCTGACCGACTTCTTCGCCTACGCAGATACCGCTGGCTACACCACGCCCTTCGGAGCCGGCATCAACCAGGACCTGAAGGATGTGGAAAACTACATCACCTTCTTCTGGCAATCCGGCCTCGGTCTTCCTGATCGCGACTACTACTTTGACGAGTCCGAAAAAGGTCAGAAACTGCAGCAGGCCTACCGCGAATACCTGGTGAAAATGCAGCAGATCGCCGGCCTGGATAACGCCGAGCAGTATGCCGAGACCATTTATCAGCTGGAAAAAAGCCTGGCGGAACATCATCGCACGCGCGTGGAAAACCGCGACCCGGACAAATACTACAACAAGAAGTCTGTTGCCGAGCTGAAGGCCTTGATGCCGGCCGTGGACGTTGACAGCTACCTGCAGAAAGCCCACCTGGAAAAAGCCGAAAACTTCCTCGTCGGTCAGCCTGAATACCTGGAAGCCGCCAACAAGATCATCGCGGATACCGATCTGGATACCTGGAAGCGCTACCTGAAAATCAACGTGCTCTCCGCTACCGCGCCTTACATGCACGGCGAAATTGCCCAGACCAACTTCGATTTCTACAGCACCACCATTCGCGGTGTGAAGGAAATGGAACCTCGCTGGAAGCGCGCCGTGCAGTTCGTAAACGGCTCCGTGGGTGAGCTGGTCGGCCAGCGCTACGTGGAAAAATACTTCCCGCCGGAAGCCAAGGCGCGCATGGTCAAGCTGGTGGACAACCTCAAGGCCGCTTACAAGGAGTCCATCGAGTCCCTGAGCTGGATGAGTGAAGACACCAAGAAGGAGGCCCTGACCAAGCTGGCCAACTTCACCACCAAGATCGGCTACCCGGACAATTGGCGCGATTACAGCGAACTCAAGGTAAGTGCCGACGATCTGGTGGGCAATGTGCTTGCCTCCAATATCTTCGACGCTCTGGAAGAGCGCAGCAAGCTGGGCAAACCGCTGGATCGC
Encoded here:
- a CDS encoding TonB family protein, which gives rise to MKSTKLVFALLLFATALTVKAAPLLNGLALEQQFNKDQYFAAVYSERLSNDSASLLDNNMPRALEIRVVADHLSARRLRNQWMEGIAINNPADTLSGQADNMVTFANLFSGRLLAGDILRIDFAASSGATSVSLNGVELDTIKNRDFFNTLLRAWIGSVPPSTEFRDNLMKSGQVKGGLLATFEALKPSAERMAQVRATYEKEEQVAAASAPAKSEPKNETKPEPARVVAVAKPDLSADIPAPTLAAIGSAAIEKPAPARPEPKAETPAVAQTQLKPLKPTTTRPATPPMDDEEEEEDEAPLTADMILARQIYHSMLLRHTFKHINYPKRAMERGQEGSVRLNVTIDSKGNVIDVATLQESRFSSLNREALDAVERAGPYPATPSQLKMNEYKFTVPITFRLPD
- a CDS encoding M13 family metallopeptidase; the encoded protein is MKKLLLPLAIAGAIAGTSLTGCSKSEGPQADAAQAKPAAEAAAPQVALGSGIDISAMDTSVRPQDDFFSYVNGNWIKNTEIPADKSSWGGFTILRDKATEEVKALIMEAGEHADNAGAKQIGDLYNSYMNEELIEKKGLTAIAGELAKVDAIKSQKDLTDFFAYADTAGYTTPFGAGINQDLKDVENYITFFWQSGLGLPDRDYYFDESEKGQKLQQAYREYLVKMQQIAGLDNAEQYAETIYQLEKSLAEHHRTRVENRDPDKYYNKKSVAELKALMPAVDVDSYLQKAHLEKAENFLVGQPEYLEAANKIIADTDLDTWKRYLKINVLSATAPYMHGEIAQTNFDFYSTTIRGVKEMEPRWKRAVQFVNGSVGELVGQRYVEKYFPPEAKARMVKLVDNLKAAYKESIESLSWMSEDTKKEALTKLANFTTKIGYPDNWRDYSELKVSADDLVGNVLASNIFDALEERSKLGKPLDRSEWHMSPQTVNAYYNPPMNEIVFPAAILQPPFFNMNADDAVNYGGIGGVIGHEIGHGFDDKGSKFDGKGYLNNWWTDSDRSNFEGLTNKLVAQYNGFEPLKDEHVNGELTLGENIGDLSGLGIAYKAYKMSLNGAEAPEIDGFTGDQRVFLGWAQVWRSKMRDEALSELIKTNPHSPAEYRVQGVVPNIEAFYKAFDVKEGDGMYLPEEERVVIW